The proteins below come from a single Chryseobacterium capnotolerans genomic window:
- a CDS encoding helix-turn-helix domain-containing protein, translated as MKIFIKNMVCNRCIAAVETIFNNADIKTHSIILGEVETESEVSSATMQAIEEKLLATGFERIMDSSHQLVEKIKNLIIVKVSELDIDEDFLLSEFLSTKLHKDYSALSKTFSQNENITLEQFFILQKIEKVKELLLYNEFNLTEIAGKLGYKSVQHLSTQFRNVTGFTPTDFKKLKDHHRKPLDNL; from the coding sequence ATGAAGATCTTCATCAAGAATATGGTCTGCAACAGATGCATTGCTGCAGTAGAAACCATCTTTAATAATGCAGATATAAAAACTCATTCCATTATTCTTGGAGAAGTAGAAACAGAATCGGAAGTTTCATCAGCAACAATGCAAGCAATTGAAGAAAAACTTCTTGCAACCGGATTTGAAAGAATCATGGATTCTTCCCATCAGCTTGTTGAGAAAATTAAGAATCTGATTATTGTAAAAGTCAGTGAGCTTGACATTGATGAAGATTTTCTTCTCTCTGAATTTTTAAGTACCAAGCTCCATAAAGATTATAGTGCTCTTTCAAAAACATTCTCACAGAATGAAAACATAACCCTGGAACAGTTTTTTATTCTTCAAAAAATAGAGAAAGTAAAAGAGCTCCTTTTATATAATGAATTCAATCTTACGGAAATCGCAGGAAAGCTGGGATACAAGAGTGTTCAGCATCTTTCTACCCAATTTCGTAACGTCACAGGATTCACTCCCACTGATTTCAAAAAATTAAAAGACCACCATAGGAAACCCCTTGACAATCTTTAA
- a CDS encoding phosphatase PAP2 family protein has protein sequence MSIREYTFKESLLYFLPLLLMIIAPVVIWLVWNVKTGRYTNMDVSNRVQRKTLYVFIAACVIIYLVFNYIRNGYIDLVMLFILILLFALQISNFFIKSSMHTAFNIFVAALFFTLDWGMGLLWLGIASLVGLTRIILKRHTVKEVFMGAGIAFVVSFIYLYCNIQFQH, from the coding sequence ATGAGCATCAGGGAATATACTTTTAAAGAATCCCTTCTTTATTTTCTTCCTTTACTATTAATGATTATTGCGCCGGTTGTTATCTGGCTGGTATGGAATGTAAAAACTGGCAGGTATACCAATATGGATGTATCTAACCGGGTTCAGAGAAAGACACTTTATGTATTTATAGCAGCATGTGTTATCATTTATCTTGTTTTCAATTACATTAGAAATGGATATATCGATCTGGTGATGCTTTTTATTTTAATCCTGCTTTTTGCCCTTCAGATCAGCAATTTTTTCATTAAAAGTTCTATGCATACTGCATTTAATATATTTGTAGCTGCATTATTTTTTACTTTAGATTGGGGAATGGGTCTTTTATGGCTTGGGATTGCCAGCCTGGTAGGGCTCACCAGAATTATTTTAAAAAGGCATACGGTAAAAGAAGTATTTATGGGAGCTGGAATAGCTTTTGTGGTATCTTTTATTTACCTTTATTGCAATATACAATTTCAACATTAG
- a CDS encoding DUF6157 family protein, which produces MKQHTTNYLNTFIEVAEDCPVSKAQIPPEKKEKTLANLQYEKVSKNPYQYSSDDIIFDCYAFKNDISENEKQAEREKFFSKGQACLRSSPLAKRYGFGFHHNKEGKVALYPIESEEYQKCLKNPGITKTKAMRSKRK; this is translated from the coding sequence ATGAAACAGCACACCACCAATTACCTCAATACTTTTATAGAAGTCGCTGAAGACTGTCCTGTTTCTAAGGCACAGATTCCCCCTGAGAAAAAAGAAAAGACATTAGCTAATCTTCAATATGAAAAAGTAAGTAAAAATCCTTACCAATATTCATCTGATGATATTATTTTTGATTGCTATGCCTTTAAGAATGATATTTCAGAAAATGAAAAACAAGCGGAAAGAGAAAAATTCTTTTCTAAAGGTCAGGCATGCCTTCGATCTTCTCCCCTAGCCAAAAGATATGGGTTCGGATTTCATCATAATAAGGAAGGAAAAGTAGCCCTATATCCTATAGAAAGTGAAGAATATCAAAAGTGCTTAAAGAATCCCGGTATTACAAAGACTAAAGCAATGCGTTCCAAAAGAAAATGA
- a CDS encoding ABC transporter ATP-binding protein encodes MIKARNIHKSYGNLEVLKGVDIHIKVGEVVSIVGESGAGKSTLLQILGTLDHPTQSGKYDTEIEIAGESFINMTDKQLSKFRNQNIGFVFQFHQLLPEFTALENVLLPTKIAGANEREALEKAYALFEDLKIEQRLNHKPNQLSGGEAQRVAVARALINSPKIIFADEPTGNLDSKNADDLHRLFFDLRDKYNQTFVIVTHNPNLAEITDRKLVMKDGMIIE; translated from the coding sequence ATGATTAAAGCGAGAAATATCCATAAATCTTATGGGAATTTAGAAGTACTGAAAGGAGTTGATATTCACATCAAAGTAGGGGAAGTAGTTTCTATTGTAGGGGAATCTGGTGCAGGTAAATCAACATTGTTGCAGATTTTAGGAACGTTGGATCATCCTACTCAGTCTGGGAAATATGATACTGAAATTGAGATTGCAGGAGAGTCATTTATCAACATGACTGATAAACAGTTATCAAAATTCAGAAATCAGAATATTGGTTTTGTATTTCAGTTTCACCAGCTGCTTCCGGAGTTTACTGCTTTGGAAAATGTACTGCTTCCTACTAAAATTGCAGGCGCTAATGAAAGAGAAGCTCTTGAAAAAGCCTATGCTTTATTTGAAGACCTTAAGATAGAACAACGACTGAATCATAAACCCAATCAGCTTTCCGGTGGAGAAGCGCAAAGGGTAGCCGTTGCAAGAGCTTTAATCAATTCACCGAAAATTATCTTTGCTGATGAGCCTACGGGAAACCTGGATTCAAAAAATGCGGATGACCTTCACAGGCTGTTTTTTGATCTTAGAGATAAGTATAATCAAACCTTTGTGATTGTTACCCACAACCCGAATCTTGCTGAAATTACCGATCGTAAGCTCGTGATGAAAGATGGGATGATTATAGAATAA
- the pdhA gene encoding pyruvate dehydrogenase (acetyl-transferring) E1 component subunit alpha: MKEFSKEVYLKWYEDMTMWRRFEDKCRSLYLKQKIRGFLHLYNGQEAIPAGFTHAMDLTKDSMITAYRCHIHPMAMGVDPKRIMAELCGKATGTSGGMGGSMHIFSKEHRFYGGHGIVGGQIPLGAGIAFADKYFDRKAVNICFFGDGAARQGSLHETFNMAMNWKLPVVFVVENNQYAMGTSVKRTANHEDIYKLGLGYEMPCLAVDAMDPVKVAEAAYEAIERARRGDGPTFIEARTYRYRGHSMSDAEPYRSKEEVAVHKNDDPIELVKHRILENGWATEAELETMDNKSRDFVEECIEFMENSPYPDAEKIYEYVYAQEDYPFLDKLEN, encoded by the coding sequence ATGAAAGAATTTTCTAAAGAGGTATACCTGAAGTGGTATGAAGATATGACAATGTGGAGAAGGTTTGAAGACAAATGCCGTTCTCTTTACCTAAAACAAAAGATCAGAGGATTTTTACATTTGTATAATGGCCAGGAAGCAATCCCTGCCGGATTTACACATGCAATGGATCTTACAAAAGACAGTATGATTACTGCTTACAGATGTCACATCCATCCAATGGCGATGGGAGTAGACCCTAAGAGAATCATGGCTGAACTTTGTGGTAAAGCTACAGGTACATCCGGAGGTATGGGTGGATCTATGCACATTTTCAGCAAAGAGCACCGTTTCTACGGAGGTCATGGTATTGTTGGAGGACAAATTCCTTTGGGAGCAGGTATTGCTTTTGCAGATAAATATTTTGACAGAAAAGCTGTAAACATCTGTTTCTTCGGAGATGGTGCTGCAAGACAAGGTTCATTACATGAAACATTCAACATGGCGATGAACTGGAAACTTCCTGTAGTATTTGTGGTAGAAAACAACCAATATGCAATGGGAACATCTGTAAAAAGAACAGCTAACCACGAAGATATCTATAAACTAGGATTAGGATACGAAATGCCTTGTCTTGCTGTAGATGCAATGGACCCTGTAAAAGTAGCTGAAGCAGCTTATGAAGCTATCGAAAGAGCAAGAAGAGGAGACGGACCAACATTTATTGAAGCAAGAACTTACCGTTACAGAGGACACTCTATGTCTGATGCTGAGCCTTACAGATCTAAGGAAGAAGTAGCTGTTCATAAGAATGATGACCCAATCGAATTGGTAAAACACAGAATTCTTGAAAACGGATGGGCTACAGAAGCTGAATTGGAAACTATGGATAACAAATCAAGAGATTTCGTTGAAGAGTGTATCGAATTCATGGAGAACTCTCCATATCCGGATGCTGAGAAAATCTATGAGTATGTGTATGCTCAGGAAGATTATCCATTCTTAGACAAATTAGAAAACTAA
- a CDS encoding RNA recognition motif domain-containing protein, giving the protein MNIFVSNINYATKEYELHDLFAEFGDVSSAKIVTDRETGRSRGFGFIEMGDEEGQQAIEALNQKEFNGKTLNVSEAKPREEKPRRSFDNNRGGGYGGNNRGNGGGGYGGGNRGGNGGGNRW; this is encoded by the coding sequence ATGAACATTTTTGTTTCAAACATCAATTACGCAACTAAAGAGTATGAGTTGCACGATCTATTTGCAGAATTTGGTGATGTATCATCAGCTAAAATCGTAACAGACAGAGAAACTGGCCGTTCTAGAGGTTTTGGTTTCATCGAAATGGGTGATGAAGAAGGACAGCAGGCTATTGAAGCTCTTAATCAAAAAGAATTCAACGGAAAAACATTAAACGTATCTGAAGCTAAGCCAAGAGAAGAGAAGCCAAGAAGAAGCTTCGATAACAACAGAGGCGGAGGTTACGGTGGTAACAATCGTGGAAACGGTGGCGGTGGCTACGGCGGTGGAAATCGTGGTGGTAACGGCGGTGGAAATCGTTGGTAA
- a CDS encoding BlaI/MecI/CopY family transcriptional regulator, whose translation MKINHLTAAEENFMKLFWTMESFYLKDVMEQHTEPKPHQNTVSTYLKILVEKGYLSTVKEGRIFKYTVLVPSEEYRKFLLKELTHNFFNDSGKEILEFLFSEKLLTQDDLKGYFDLKIEIKPAKVEEPKFEVAEEILNPKKEKKIKVNKDKDKDKDKKKKKKKP comes from the coding sequence ATGAAAATCAATCATCTTACCGCCGCAGAAGAAAACTTTATGAAGCTGTTTTGGACAATGGAATCTTTCTATCTGAAGGACGTTATGGAGCAGCATACGGAACCCAAACCACACCAAAATACGGTTTCCACATATTTGAAAATATTGGTTGAAAAAGGGTATTTATCTACTGTAAAAGAAGGAAGAATCTTCAAATATACGGTCCTTGTTCCGTCTGAAGAATACAGAAAATTTCTATTAAAGGAACTTACGCACAACTTTTTCAATGATTCAGGAAAGGAAATTCTTGAGTTTTTGTTCAGTGAAAAACTTCTTACCCAGGATGATCTCAAAGGATACTTTGATCTTAAAATTGAAATTAAGCCTGCGAAAGTTGAAGAACCGAAGTTTGAGGTTGCTGAGGAAATCTTAAATCCGAAGAAAGAGAAAAAGATAAAAGTCAACAAAGACAAAGACAAAGACAAAGACAAAAAGAAGAAGAAAAAGAAACCATAA
- a CDS encoding acyl-CoA thioesterase: protein MNYHTRKWVKPEDLNPNHSLFGGRLLQWIDEEAALYAIIQLENTKVVTKFISEINFVSSAKQGDIIEIGIEATHFGSSSITLRCDVRNKMTHQTIITVEKIVMVNLDSDGNPAPHGKTRIEFVKDRLNSEL, encoded by the coding sequence ATGAACTACCATACAAGAAAATGGGTAAAACCCGAAGATTTAAATCCCAATCATTCACTATTCGGAGGAAGACTTTTACAATGGATTGATGAAGAAGCGGCATTGTACGCGATCATCCAACTTGAAAACACGAAAGTGGTTACAAAATTTATTTCCGAGATCAATTTCGTAAGTTCTGCAAAGCAAGGAGATATCATAGAAATTGGTATTGAAGCCACTCACTTTGGTTCCTCTTCTATTACTTTAAGATGTGACGTACGTAATAAAATGACTCATCAAACTATTATCACTGTTGAAAAAATTGTCATGGTGAATCTGGACAGCGACGGAAATCCAGCTCCGCATGGTAAAACCAGGATTGAATTTGTAAAAGACAGATTAAACAGTGAACTATGA
- a CDS encoding pyruvate dehydrogenase complex dihydrolipoamide acetyltransferase: MAEVITMPRLSDTMTEGKVAKWHKKVGDKVKEGDILAEIETDKAVQDFESEIEGTLLYVGVEEGAAAAVDSVLAIIGNEGEDISGLTGGAAAPAAGAEEKKSEEQPKAEAVETASAEVPAGVEIITMPRLSDTMTEGKVAKWHKNVGDTVKEGDLLAEIETDKAVQDFESEFNGVLLKQGVEEGGAAPVDSVLAIIGPAGTDVSAVGAPKAAAPASEKPAEQKAEAKTEEKAAPAANTSSSDRVAISPLAKKMAQDKGVDINSVQGSGENGRIVKKDIENYQPAAKPAASAPAASAAAQVAVSFVQGEDTETPNSQVRNVIAKRLSESKFSAPHYYLMVEINMDKAIEARKEINSIPDTKISFNDMIIKATAIALRKHPQVNSSWAGDKIIHRGNINVGVAVAIPDGLVVPVLKNTDQMSYTQISAAVKDMASRAKNKGLKANEMEGSTFSISNLGMFGIETFTSIINQPNSAILSVGAIIEKPIVKNGQIVVGNTMKLSLACDHRVVDGATGAQFLQTLRTYLENPLTLLL, translated from the coding sequence ATGGCAGAAGTAATTACGATGCCCCGCCTTTCCGACACTATGACGGAAGGTAAAGTGGCGAAATGGCATAAAAAAGTAGGAGATAAAGTAAAGGAAGGAGATATTTTAGCTGAAATTGAAACTGACAAAGCAGTTCAGGATTTCGAATCTGAAATAGAAGGTACCCTTTTATACGTTGGTGTAGAAGAAGGTGCTGCAGCTGCTGTAGATTCAGTTTTAGCAATTATCGGTAATGAAGGAGAAGATATTTCAGGACTAACAGGTGGGGCTGCTGCTCCGGCTGCAGGTGCTGAAGAAAAAAAATCAGAAGAACAGCCTAAAGCAGAAGCTGTGGAAACTGCTTCCGCAGAAGTTCCTGCAGGAGTAGAAATTATTACAATGCCAAGACTTTCTGATACAATGACAGAAGGTAAGGTTGCTAAATGGCACAAAAATGTTGGAGATACAGTAAAAGAAGGTGATCTTCTTGCTGAAATTGAAACAGATAAAGCAGTGCAGGATTTCGAATCTGAATTCAATGGAGTATTATTGAAGCAAGGTGTAGAAGAAGGTGGCGCTGCTCCGGTTGACTCTGTATTGGCTATTATTGGCCCTGCAGGAACAGACGTTTCAGCAGTAGGAGCTCCTAAAGCTGCTGCTCCGGCATCAGAAAAACCAGCTGAACAAAAAGCAGAAGCTAAAACTGAGGAAAAAGCTGCTCCGGCTGCTAACACTTCATCTTCTGATAGAGTGGCCATTTCTCCATTAGCTAAGAAAATGGCTCAGGATAAAGGAGTTGACATCAACAGTGTTCAAGGTTCTGGTGAAAACGGAAGAATCGTTAAAAAAGATATTGAAAATTACCAGCCAGCTGCAAAACCAGCTGCTTCAGCTCCGGCTGCAAGTGCTGCTGCTCAGGTTGCGGTAAGTTTCGTACAGGGAGAAGATACAGAGACTCCAAACTCACAGGTAAGAAACGTTATCGCGAAACGTCTTTCTGAAAGTAAATTCTCCGCTCCGCACTATTATCTAATGGTTGAAATCAACATGGATAAAGCGATTGAAGCGAGAAAAGAGATCAATTCTATTCCTGATACGAAGATTTCATTCAATGATATGATCATTAAAGCAACAGCCATTGCTTTAAGAAAACACCCGCAGGTAAATTCAAGCTGGGCAGGTGATAAGATCATTCACAGAGGAAATATCAACGTTGGAGTAGCGGTAGCTATTCCTGACGGATTGGTAGTTCCTGTATTGAAAAATACAGATCAGATGTCTTACACTCAGATCTCTGCGGCTGTAAAAGATATGGCATCAAGAGCTAAGAACAAAGGTCTTAAGGCTAACGAAATGGAAGGATCTACATTCTCTATTTCTAACCTTGGAATGTTCGGAATTGAGACATTTACAAGTATCATCAACCAGCCTAACTCTGCTATCCTTTCAGTAGGAGCTATTATCGAGAAACCAATCGTTAAGAATGGTCAGATTGTAGTAGGAAACACAATGAAACTTTCATTAGCATGTGACCACAGAGTAGTAGATGGTGCTACAGGTGCACAATTCTTACAAACGCTAAGAACTTATTTAGAAAATCCATTAACTTTGTTACTGTAA
- a CDS encoding NIPSNAP family protein, producing MVSIWESEFEGKTEFVYLLQWKDENTMTLAWQSFMADKEWKEIKLQTSKLHGDFVNNIEDRTLKLTDFSPKKELLK from the coding sequence ATCGTTTCCATCTGGGAGTCTGAATTTGAAGGAAAAACAGAGTTTGTCTATCTGCTGCAATGGAAAGATGAAAATACAATGACACTGGCATGGCAAAGCTTTATGGCGGATAAAGAATGGAAAGAAATCAAGCTTCAAACGTCAAAATTACACGGTGATTTTGTGAATAATATTGAAGACCGAACTTTAAAACTTACTGATTTTTCACCCAAAAAGGAGCTGTTGAAATAA